A genomic window from Pseudonocardia broussonetiae includes:
- a CDS encoding FAD-binding oxidoreductase, with product MTAVLPDVDRDRHHAEDALRSALVLLLPEGTVLTAPESREQYRDDEAEWAPSALPVAVVRPTTAEQVRDVVRLCLRHGAPVVARGAGTGLSGGANAVEGGVVVSLERMDAVVEVNTLERYAVVQPGVVNDDLRSAAAEVGLWYPPDPASSPWSTIGGNVATNAGGVCCVKYGVTRDYVLALQVVTGTGELVRVGRRTAKGVAGYDLVGLLVGSEGTLGIVTEVTVRLRPARPAEQTVVGYFDSLVAAGGAVAAVAAAGVVPSALELLDEQCLAAVDAWKNTGLRADAVAILLARVDAPGPAGDAEADAVLAAFETAGASWAARSGDQAEADALFAARRLAYPALERLGPVLTEDVCVPVGAVPAMLARVEEIGRRHDVRVATIAHAGDGNLHPLLITPPGDDAARERAQRAFAEIITAALDLGGTVTGEHGVGLLKRDGLEAELDPAVTEMHRALRRALDPHGILNPGKVVAARP from the coding sequence ATGACCGCCGTCCTGCCCGACGTCGACCGGGACCGGCACCACGCCGAGGACGCGCTGCGCTCCGCCCTCGTGCTGCTGCTCCCCGAGGGGACGGTCCTCACCGCCCCCGAGTCCCGCGAGCAGTACCGGGATGACGAGGCCGAGTGGGCGCCGTCCGCCCTCCCGGTCGCGGTGGTGCGGCCGACCACCGCCGAGCAGGTCCGCGACGTGGTGCGGCTGTGCCTGCGGCACGGCGCGCCCGTCGTCGCCCGCGGGGCGGGCACCGGCCTGTCCGGCGGCGCCAACGCCGTCGAGGGCGGCGTGGTCGTCAGCCTGGAGCGGATGGACGCGGTGGTCGAGGTGAACACCCTCGAGCGCTACGCGGTCGTGCAGCCGGGCGTCGTCAACGACGACCTGCGCTCGGCCGCCGCGGAGGTGGGGCTCTGGTACCCGCCGGACCCGGCCAGCTCCCCCTGGTCGACGATCGGCGGCAACGTGGCCACCAACGCGGGTGGCGTCTGCTGCGTGAAGTACGGCGTGACGCGCGACTACGTGCTCGCGCTGCAGGTCGTCACCGGCACCGGCGAGCTCGTGCGGGTCGGGCGGCGCACCGCCAAGGGCGTCGCGGGCTACGACCTGGTCGGCCTGCTCGTGGGGTCCGAGGGCACCCTCGGCATCGTCACCGAGGTCACCGTCCGGCTGCGCCCGGCCCGGCCGGCCGAGCAGACGGTCGTCGGCTACTTCGACTCGCTGGTGGCGGCGGGCGGGGCCGTCGCCGCCGTCGCCGCGGCGGGCGTGGTCCCGTCCGCGCTCGAGCTGCTCGACGAGCAGTGCCTCGCCGCGGTCGACGCGTGGAAGAACACCGGCCTGCGCGCCGACGCCGTCGCGATCCTGCTGGCCCGCGTCGACGCCCCCGGGCCGGCCGGGGACGCCGAGGCCGACGCGGTGCTCGCCGCCTTCGAGACGGCCGGCGCGAGCTGGGCGGCCCGGTCCGGCGACCAGGCGGAGGCCGACGCGCTGTTCGCCGCGCGCCGCCTCGCCTACCCCGCGCTCGAACGGCTCGGCCCGGTGCTCACCGAGGACGTCTGCGTCCCGGTGGGCGCCGTCCCCGCGATGCTCGCCCGCGTCGAGGAGATCGGGCGGCGCCACGACGTCCGGGTCGCGACCATCGCCCACGCGGGCGACGGCAACCTGCACCCGCTGCTCATCACGCCCCCCGGCGACGACGCCGCCCGCGAGCGGGCGCAGCGCGCCTTCGCCGAGATCATCACGGCGGCGCTGGACCTCGGCGGGACCGTCACCGGCGAGCACGGCGTGGGCCTGCTCAAGCGCGACGGCCTGGAGGCCGAGCTCGACCCGGCCGTCACCGAGATGCACCGCGCCCTGCGGCGCGCGCTCGACCCGCACGGGATCCTCAACCCCGGCAAGGTCGTCGCCGCGCGGCCGTAG
- a CDS encoding MFS transporter translates to MTVPADSAPSGTAEPDTVAVVERPTAAVRRRAVVAIAMGNLLEWYDFAVYATLASILGPLFFPSTSASASLLASLSVFAVGYVARPIGALVFGRLSDHRGRRSGLVVIIVLMGVSTVGMGLLPTYAAIGVAAPVLLVLLRVAQGMAIGGEFATATTYLVEVAPPRRRGLYGSITYVTAALGFALGLAVVVVLNAVVTPQGVADGWWRLAFLLSVPLLLIGRYLRRRATESPAFQAMKAEAAAAAPGQAAPSRSIRPMLQVFGIGIAVAVGSYTVLGFVLSYLLVVVQQPPGVAYGTALVATTIGSLLVLAAGHLSDRVGRRPMMLASAVLLAVLAFPAYLLLSTGGFGPALAGQLLLWVPVAIGLGVIPSLFAEMFPARNRTTAMAFPHALVTAIFSGTAPLVSTLLVSATGSVIAPAWYLLAAALLSGAVSLGIRETAWSDLRTH, encoded by the coding sequence ATGACCGTCCCCGCAGACAGCGCCCCCTCCGGGACCGCCGAGCCCGACACCGTCGCCGTCGTCGAGCGGCCCACCGCGGCCGTCCGGCGCCGGGCGGTCGTCGCGATCGCCATGGGCAACCTGCTGGAGTGGTACGACTTCGCGGTCTACGCGACGCTCGCCAGCATCCTCGGGCCGCTCTTCTTCCCGTCCACCAGCGCCTCGGCCAGCCTGCTGGCGAGCCTGTCCGTCTTCGCCGTCGGCTACGTCGCCCGGCCGATCGGTGCGCTCGTGTTCGGCCGGCTGTCCGACCACCGCGGCCGCAGGTCCGGGCTCGTGGTGATCATCGTCCTGATGGGGGTCTCGACCGTCGGGATGGGGCTGCTGCCCACCTACGCCGCGATCGGGGTGGCGGCGCCGGTCCTGCTCGTCCTGCTCCGGGTCGCGCAGGGCATGGCCATCGGCGGGGAGTTCGCCACGGCCACGACCTACCTCGTCGAGGTCGCGCCTCCCCGGCGCCGCGGGCTGTACGGCTCGATCACCTACGTCACCGCGGCACTGGGCTTCGCGCTCGGCCTCGCCGTGGTCGTGGTGCTCAACGCGGTCGTCACGCCGCAGGGCGTGGCCGACGGCTGGTGGCGGCTGGCGTTCCTGCTCAGCGTCCCGCTCCTGCTGATCGGCCGCTACCTGCGGCGCCGCGCGACCGAGTCCCCGGCCTTCCAGGCGATGAAGGCCGAGGCCGCGGCGGCCGCGCCGGGGCAGGCCGCCCCGTCGCGTTCGATCCGGCCGATGCTGCAGGTCTTCGGCATCGGCATCGCCGTCGCCGTCGGCTCCTACACCGTCCTCGGGTTCGTCCTGTCCTACCTGCTCGTCGTGGTGCAGCAGCCGCCGGGCGTCGCCTACGGCACGGCCCTGGTCGCCACCACCATCGGCTCGCTGCTCGTCCTGGCCGCCGGACACCTGTCCGACCGCGTCGGACGCAGGCCGATGATGCTCGCCTCGGCCGTCCTGCTCGCCGTCCTCGCCTTCCCCGCCTACCTGCTGCTGTCGACGGGCGGGTTCGGGCCGGCGCTCGCCGGGCAGCTCCTGCTCTGGGTCCCCGTGGCGATCGGGCTCGGCGTGATCCCGTCGCTCTTCGCCGAGATGTTCCCCGCCCGCAACCGCACCACCGCCATGGCCTTCCCGCACGCACTGGTGACCGCGATCTTCAGCGGTACCGCCCCGCTCGTGTCGACGCTGCTGGTGTCGGCGACCGGCAGCGTGATCGCCCCAGCGTGGTACCTGCTCGCCGCCGCCCTGCTGAGCGGCGCCGTGTCGCTCGGGATCCGCGAGACGGCCTGGTCGGACCTGCGCACGCACTGA
- a CDS encoding thiolase C-terminal domain-containing protein, with product MRDVSIAGVGITGSGTFPDTSLRAPGTAAIDEALADAGLAPVDVDLVVHAAGSSTAVPVRPGRKPEAPALGGDPARRTRAGRPERRARLPRAPVGETGAAQLVELVTRLRGRAGDRQVDSARVALAENAGGHTHPEGAACVVTILSKD from the coding sequence GTGCGAGACGTCAGCATCGCCGGGGTCGGGATCACCGGTTCCGGCACGTTCCCCGACACCTCCCTGCGCGCACCGGGCACCGCCGCGATCGACGAGGCGCTCGCCGACGCCGGTCTCGCGCCCGTCGACGTGGACCTGGTCGTGCACGCCGCGGGCAGCTCGACCGCCGTGCCCGTGCGGCCCGGGAGAAAGCCTGAAGCTCCTGCACTCGGGGGCGACCCGGCTCGGCGGACGCGTGCCGGTCGACCCGAGCGGAGGGCTCGTCTCCCGCGGGCACCGGTCGGCGAGACCGGCGCGGCACAGCTCGTCGAGCTCGTCACCCGGCTCCGCGGCCGGGCGGGCGACCGGCAGGTCGACTCCGCCCGCGTCGCGCTCGCCGAGAACGCCGGCGGCCACACCCATCCCGAGGGCGCAGCGTGCGTCGTCACGATCCTCAGCAAGGACTGA
- a CDS encoding enoyl-CoA hydratase/isomerase family protein, which produces MTSTLTGTTVLRERRGAALWLRLNRPDVLNGIDQDVLDGLTAGLDAAAADPDVRVVVLAAAGPAFCAGADLRYARSLADVPAPPGSASAGNAFLHRVRAVLDVVESFPKPVIAAVNGIAVGGGLELLLVCDLVVASRTARIGDGHAVYGQIPGGGASVRLVRRLGLSTAKHLLFTGELHPAERYLGTDLVVDVVDPDELVPAVDRLAATVAGRSPVGLATMKRLANDAHDTPLPVAVLRELEASALHERSADWREGITAFAEKRTPDFPGH; this is translated from the coding sequence ATGACCTCCACCCTGACCGGCACCACCGTGCTGCGGGAACGCCGTGGCGCCGCGCTCTGGCTGCGGCTCAACCGGCCCGACGTGCTCAACGGCATCGACCAGGACGTCCTCGACGGCCTCACCGCGGGCCTCGACGCCGCCGCCGCGGACCCCGACGTGCGCGTCGTCGTCCTCGCGGCGGCCGGCCCGGCCTTCTGCGCCGGTGCGGACCTGCGCTACGCCCGGTCCCTCGCCGACGTCCCCGCGCCGCCCGGCAGCGCGAGTGCGGGCAACGCGTTCCTGCACCGCGTCCGCGCCGTCCTCGACGTCGTCGAGTCCTTCCCCAAGCCGGTGATCGCCGCGGTGAACGGGATCGCGGTCGGCGGCGGCCTCGAGCTGCTCCTGGTGTGCGACCTGGTCGTCGCCTCCCGCACCGCGCGGATCGGCGACGGTCACGCGGTCTACGGGCAGATCCCCGGCGGGGGCGCCTCCGTCCGGCTCGTCCGGCGGCTCGGCCTCTCCACCGCGAAGCACCTGCTGTTCACCGGTGAGCTGCACCCCGCCGAGCGCTACCTCGGCACCGACCTCGTGGTCGACGTGGTCGACCCCGACGAGCTCGTCCCCGCCGTCGACCGGCTGGCCGCGACGGTCGCCGGCCGCAGCCCCGTGGGGCTCGCGACGATGAAGCGGCTGGCCAACGACGCGCACGACACCCCGCTGCCGGTCGCGGTCCTGCGGGAGCTCGAGGCCTCCGCCCTGCACGAGCGCTCCGCCGACTGGCGGGAGGGCATCACCGCCTTCGCCGAGAAGCGCACCCCCGATTTCCCCGGCCACTAG
- a CDS encoding SDR family NAD(P)-dependent oxidoreductase: MNVLDMTDRVALVTGAGQGVGRQVALHIAAHGGAVVVNDYHLDRAESVAAEITGQGGRAVGLRCDVTDLDAVTAMVAQGAERLGPIDVLVNNAGNAGPAENALDRTPPFWETGPKDWEPWIATNFYGVLHSCRAVLPGMVERGYGRVVSVISDAGRTGEPHLAVYGGAKAGAAGFSRGLAKAVGRHGITVNCVALSTINTPGVASVIADPEVARKALRSYVVRRFGEPTDAANAVLFLASDAASWVTGQTYPVNGGYAITP; this comes from the coding sequence GTGAACGTCCTGGACATGACCGACCGCGTCGCCCTCGTGACCGGCGCCGGACAGGGGGTCGGCCGGCAGGTCGCCCTGCACATCGCCGCCCACGGCGGCGCCGTGGTGGTCAACGACTACCACCTCGACCGCGCCGAGTCGGTCGCCGCCGAGATCACCGGGCAGGGCGGCCGGGCCGTCGGCCTGCGCTGCGACGTCACCGACCTCGACGCGGTGACCGCGATGGTGGCGCAGGGGGCCGAACGGCTCGGACCGATCGACGTGCTGGTCAACAACGCGGGCAACGCCGGACCCGCCGAGAACGCGCTCGACCGCACACCGCCGTTCTGGGAGACCGGCCCGAAGGACTGGGAGCCCTGGATCGCGACCAACTTCTACGGGGTCCTGCACTCCTGCCGGGCCGTGCTGCCCGGCATGGTCGAGCGCGGCTACGGCCGGGTCGTCTCCGTGATCTCCGACGCCGGCCGCACGGGCGAGCCCCACCTCGCCGTCTACGGCGGGGCCAAGGCGGGCGCGGCCGGCTTCAGCCGCGGGCTCGCGAAGGCGGTGGGGCGGCACGGGATCACCGTGAACTGCGTGGCGCTGTCGACGATCAACACCCCGGGGGTCGCCTCGGTCATCGCCGATCCCGAGGTGGCCAGGAAGGCGCTGCGCAGCTACGTCGTCCGCCGCTTCGGCGAGCCGACCGACGCCGCCAACGCCGTGCTGTTCCTCGCCTCGGACGCGGCGTCGTGGGTGACCGGGCAGACGTACCCGGTCAACGGCGGATACGCGATCACGCCGTGA